A single genomic interval of Mycobacterium sp. DL592 harbors:
- the thiO gene encoding glycine oxidase ThiO, whose product MPAKGSERDMSVESLGVVGGGVIGLAVARRAAQAGLSVRVHRAPQHGASWVAGGMLAPRSEGWPGEDQLLAIGLESLRLWHDGFLDGLPDDIVTARESLVVAVDRADAADLRTVGDWLTDQGYPVTVTTAARDIEPLLAQGIRHGFLAEDELAVDNRKLVQALQDHCEQLGVRWAGPVERLDDARDGVDTVVIANGIDAPSLWPGLPVRPVKGEVLRLRWRPGCMPVPRRVIRARVHGRPVYLVPRADGVVVGATQYEHGRDTAPSVNGVRELLDDACEVLPALGEYELAECSAGLRPMTPDNLPIVGRLDERTLVATGHGRSGFLLAPWTAERVAAELLVGARA is encoded by the coding sequence ATGCCGGCGAAGGGAAGCGAAAGGGATATGTCGGTGGAATCGCTGGGCGTCGTCGGGGGCGGCGTCATCGGTCTGGCGGTGGCGCGTCGCGCCGCGCAGGCGGGACTGTCGGTGCGGGTGCATCGTGCCCCGCAACACGGCGCCTCGTGGGTGGCCGGTGGGATGCTCGCCCCCCGCAGTGAGGGCTGGCCCGGTGAGGACCAGTTGTTGGCGATCGGCCTGGAGTCGCTGCGGCTGTGGCACGACGGCTTCCTCGACGGTCTGCCCGACGACATCGTCACCGCCCGGGAGTCGCTGGTGGTCGCCGTCGACCGGGCTGACGCCGCCGACCTGCGTACCGTCGGGGACTGGCTGACCGACCAGGGCTACCCGGTGACCGTCACCACCGCGGCCCGCGATATCGAGCCGCTGCTGGCCCAGGGCATCCGGCACGGTTTCCTCGCCGAGGACGAACTCGCGGTCGACAACCGCAAACTCGTGCAGGCGCTGCAGGACCACTGCGAGCAGCTCGGGGTGCGCTGGGCGGGGCCCGTCGAGCGCCTCGACGACGCCCGCGACGGCGTGGACACCGTCGTCATCGCCAACGGTATCGACGCCCCATCGCTGTGGCCCGGGTTGCCGGTGCGGCCGGTCAAGGGTGAGGTGCTGCGGCTGCGGTGGCGACCGGGCTGTATGCCGGTGCCGCGCAGGGTGATCCGGGCACGCGTGCACGGCCGGCCGGTCTATCTGGTGCCGCGCGCCGACGGCGTGGTGGTCGGTGCCACCCAGTACGAGCACGGCCGCGACACCGCCCCGTCGGTCAACGGTGTCCGCGAGCTGCTCGACGACGCCTGCGAGGTGCTGCCCGCCCTCGGCGAGTACGAACTGGCGGAATGCTCGGCCGGCCTGCGGCCGATGACGCCCGACAACCTGCCGATCGTCGGCCGCCTCGACGAGCGCACCCTGGTCGCCACCGGCCACGGGCGTTCCGGATTCCTGCTGGCGCCGTGGACGGCCGAACGCGTCGCCGCCGAACTTCTGGTGGGGGCACGCGCATGA
- a CDS encoding NUDIX hydrolase — MRGDGDGWVVSETGTPYWGRHGAAGLLLRAPRPDGTPAVLLQHRAPWSHQGGTWALPGGARDSDETPEQAAIREAHEEAGLLAEQLNVRSTIVTAHVAGRDDTSWTYTTVIADAHEQLTTIPNRESSELRWVAEDDVADLPLHPGFAASWQQLRITEVRPHEHDACRLPGAHTVEIETGVFIWCAPVEVIRQF; from the coding sequence GTGCGAGGCGACGGAGACGGCTGGGTGGTGTCCGAAACCGGCACGCCCTACTGGGGCCGGCACGGCGCCGCGGGGCTGTTGTTGCGTGCGCCCCGCCCCGACGGGACCCCGGCGGTCCTGCTCCAGCACCGCGCGCCATGGAGCCACCAGGGCGGCACCTGGGCCCTGCCGGGCGGCGCCCGCGACAGCGACGAGACTCCCGAGCAGGCCGCCATCCGCGAGGCTCACGAGGAGGCCGGGCTGCTCGCCGAACAGCTCAACGTGCGCAGCACCATCGTCACCGCGCACGTCGCCGGCCGGGACGACACCTCGTGGACCTACACGACCGTCATCGCCGATGCGCACGAACAGCTGACCACCATCCCCAACCGGGAGAGCTCTGAGTTGCGGTGGGTCGCCGAGGACGACGTGGCCGACCTGCCGTTGCACCCCGGTTTCGCCGCGAGCTGGCAGCAGTTGCGCATCACCGAGGTGCGGCCTCATGAGCACGACGCCTGCCGGCTGCCCGGCGCGCACACCGTGGAGATCGAGACCGGCGTCTTCATCTGGTGCGCACCGGTCGAGGTCATCCGGCAGTTCTGA
- a CDS encoding thiazole synthase — MKQLTIAGRTFGSRLILGTGGAPNLTVLEEALIASGTELTTVAMRRVDAEGGTGVLDLLSRLEITPLPNTAGCRGAAEAVLTAQLAREALGTDWVKLEVIADERTLLPDAVELVRAAEQLVDDGFVVLPYTNDDPVLARRLEDTGCAAVMPLGSPIGTGLGISNPHNIEMIVAAAGVPVILDAGIGTASDAALAMELGCDAVLLASAVTRAADPPAMAAAMASAVTAGLLARHAGRIPKRFWAQASSPSVV, encoded by the coding sequence ATCAAACAACTGACCATTGCGGGCCGAACGTTCGGCTCACGGCTGATCCTGGGCACCGGCGGCGCGCCGAACCTGACGGTGCTCGAGGAGGCCTTGATCGCCTCCGGTACCGAGTTGACGACGGTGGCCATGCGGCGGGTCGACGCCGAAGGCGGAACCGGGGTCCTGGATCTGCTGAGCCGTCTGGAGATCACCCCGCTGCCCAACACGGCGGGCTGCCGCGGCGCGGCCGAGGCGGTACTGACCGCCCAGCTTGCCCGCGAGGCGCTCGGAACCGACTGGGTCAAGCTCGAGGTGATCGCCGACGAGCGGACGTTGCTGCCCGATGCTGTCGAATTGGTGCGTGCTGCAGAACAATTGGTCGACGACGGCTTTGTTGTGCTGCCGTACACGAACGACGATCCGGTACTGGCTCGCCGCTTGGAGGACACCGGCTGCGCCGCTGTCATGCCGCTGGGCTCGCCGATAGGTACCGGTTTGGGTATCTCCAACCCGCACAACATCGAGATGATCGTCGCCGCCGCCGGGGTACCGGTGATCCTCGACGCCGGCATCGGTACCGCCAGTGACGCGGCACTGGCGATGGAACTGGGTTGTGACGCAGTACTTCTGGCCAGCGCGGTAACCCGGGCGGCTGACCCGCCCGCGATGGCCGCGGCGATGGCCTCGGCGGTCACCGCCGGTCTGCTGGCCCGCCATGCCGGCCGCATACCTAAGCGGTTCTGGGCGCAGGCGTCCAGCCCGAGCGTGGTGTGA
- the thiE gene encoding thiamine phosphate synthase, whose product MHERRTKLGSRLSAARLYLCTDARRERGDLAEFADAALAGGVDIIQLRDKGSPGEQRFGPLEAGAELGALEILADVARRHGALLAVNDRADIARAAGADVLHLGQDDLPLDVAREIVGPDTVIGRSTHASGEAARALMEDVDYFCVGPCWPTPTKPGRPAPGLDLVREVAGMRPDKPWFAIGGIDEARLPDVLAAGARRVVVVRAITAAADPAAAAHRLASALRTAG is encoded by the coding sequence GTGCACGAACGTCGAACCAAGCTCGGCTCGAGGCTCTCCGCTGCCCGGCTGTACCTGTGCACCGATGCCCGCCGCGAGCGCGGTGACCTGGCCGAGTTCGCCGACGCGGCACTGGCCGGCGGGGTGGACATCATCCAGCTCAGGGACAAGGGCTCGCCCGGCGAGCAGCGGTTCGGGCCGCTGGAGGCCGGCGCCGAGCTGGGTGCGCTGGAGATCCTGGCCGACGTGGCGCGCCGGCACGGAGCCCTGCTGGCCGTCAACGACCGCGCCGACATCGCCCGTGCCGCCGGTGCCGACGTGCTGCACCTGGGCCAGGACGACCTGCCGTTGGACGTCGCCCGCGAGATCGTCGGCCCCGACACCGTGATCGGCCGCTCCACGCACGCCTCCGGCGAGGCCGCCCGCGCGCTGATGGAGGACGTCGACTACTTCTGCGTGGGACCGTGCTGGCCGACGCCGACCAAACCGGGCCGCCCCGCGCCGGGGCTTGATCTGGTGCGCGAGGTGGCCGGGATGCGTCCGGACAAGCCGTGGTTCGCCATCGGCGGTATCGACGAGGCGCGCCTGCCCGATGTGCTGGCCGCCGGCGCCCGCCGGGTGGTGGTGGTGCGCGCGATCACGGCTGCCGCCGATCCGGCCGCGGCGGCGCACCGCCTCGCGTCGGCGCTCAGAACTGCCGGATGA
- a CDS encoding TIGR03943 family protein, which produces MRRETENVVLLVVGIAVAMVTVTGAYTRYVKPGMLPWLAASAAVLIGLALVAIVRDIRGGGEHGHGHTHRNGVVWLLVVPVVLLIFVVPPPLSAKATPPATVTVTQAQSFPPLPGGRAPTVSLPEVLMRVAVGRVGGLDGRELTVTGFTMHDGDRVYLAKIVIFCCAADAQLARLQLSGPALPVAAGLPDNTWVRVEGAVPPGQRYSGTDSIPRIEVSSVVRIDPPTNTYGS; this is translated from the coding sequence GTGAGGCGCGAGACGGAGAACGTGGTGCTGCTGGTCGTCGGGATCGCCGTGGCGATGGTCACGGTGACGGGCGCCTACACCCGCTACGTCAAGCCGGGGATGCTGCCGTGGCTGGCCGCCTCCGCTGCGGTGTTGATCGGTTTGGCGCTGGTGGCCATCGTGCGCGACATCCGCGGCGGCGGCGAGCACGGCCACGGGCACACCCACCGCAACGGCGTGGTCTGGCTGCTGGTGGTCCCCGTCGTGTTGCTGATCTTCGTGGTGCCGCCGCCGCTGAGCGCAAAGGCCACACCACCGGCAACGGTGACAGTGACTCAGGCGCAGTCGTTTCCGCCACTACCCGGCGGTCGGGCGCCCACGGTGTCACTGCCCGAGGTGTTGATGCGGGTGGCGGTCGGCCGGGTCGGCGGCCTGGACGGTCGCGAACTCACCGTCACCGGGTTCACGATGCACGACGGCGATCGGGTGTATCTGGCGAAGATCGTCATCTTCTGTTGTGCCGCCGACGCGCAGCTGGCCCGGCTGCAGTTGTCGGGGCCGGCATTGCCGGTCGCGGCGGGGTTGCCGGACAACACCTGGGTGCGGGTCGAGGGCGCCGTGCCACCCGGCCAACGGTATTCGGGAACCGACTCGATTCCCAGGATCGAGGTGTCCAGCGTGGTGCGGATCGACCCGCCGACCAACACCTACGGTTCCTGA
- a CDS encoding SGNH/GDSL hydrolase family protein codes for MAKRYVALGSSMAAGPGIKPRAVGSPLAAGRSARNYAHQAAERLGLDLIDVTYSGATTAHILRERQNGAPPQVDALNGTEDLVTVTIGGNDVGYVPLLFAATMPPLLRRLPVLGASLGELLDPAARERALDAVGGSLREVGEALRLRCPRARILFVDYLTLLPPAGVAAPPLPDDVADLGRHVADRLAEITAEAARDTGCEVVGAAHASREHHAWSAQPWTIGAGSLLAWWRPKPFHPNEAGMRAVADLLVARLQEP; via the coding sequence ATGGCCAAAAGATATGTCGCCCTGGGCAGTTCGATGGCCGCAGGGCCCGGCATCAAGCCCAGGGCAGTCGGCTCGCCGTTGGCCGCGGGCCGCTCGGCGCGCAACTACGCGCACCAGGCCGCCGAGCGGCTCGGCCTCGACCTGATCGACGTCACCTACTCCGGTGCCACCACCGCCCACATCCTGCGTGAGCGCCAGAACGGTGCGCCGCCGCAGGTCGACGCGCTCAACGGCACCGAGGATCTGGTCACCGTCACCATCGGCGGCAACGACGTCGGCTACGTACCCCTGCTGTTCGCCGCGACCATGCCGCCGCTGCTGCGCCGGCTGCCCGTGCTGGGCGCCAGCCTGGGCGAGCTACTGGACCCGGCGGCCCGCGAGCGGGCGCTCGACGCGGTCGGCGGATCGCTACGGGAGGTGGGGGAGGCCCTGCGCCTGCGCTGCCCGCGGGCGCGAATCCTGTTCGTGGACTACCTGACTCTGCTGCCCCCCGCGGGCGTGGCGGCTCCGCCGCTGCCCGACGACGTCGCCGACCTGGGCCGCCACGTCGCCGACCGGCTGGCCGAGATCACCGCTGAGGCGGCCCGGGACACCGGCTGTGAGGTGGTGGGCGCCGCGCACGCCAGCCGCGAGCACCACGCCTGGTCGGCGCAGCCCTGGACCATCGGCGCGGGCTCGCTGCTGGCGTGGTGGCGGCCGAAACCGTTCCACCCCAACGAAGCAGGCATGCGCGCGGTGGCCGACCTGCTCGTGGCGAGGCTTCAGGAACCGTAG
- the thiS gene encoding sulfur carrier protein ThiS yields MKLTVNDSEIEVGEDTTVAALLADMDFPVKGVAVAVNWAVLPRSQWNSVLPDGAHVEVVTAVQGG; encoded by the coding sequence ATGAAACTCACGGTCAACGACTCCGAGATCGAAGTCGGCGAGGACACCACGGTGGCGGCGCTGCTCGCCGACATGGACTTCCCCGTCAAAGGTGTGGCCGTCGCGGTCAACTGGGCGGTATTGCCGCGCTCACAATGGAATTCGGTGCTGCCCGACGGGGCGCACGTGGAAGTGGTGACGGCGGTGCAGGGTGGGTGA
- a CDS encoding permease has translation MRDGVAGNERLATAGTVFSGVFLQAVPFLVLGVVISGLIAAYVSTERLARWLPSKTPVAVLAAGVAGAALPGCECGSVPVARRLYGEGSVGAAALTFMLSAPAINPVVLVATAVAFPGQPKMVLARCVASLATAVVMGTLWSRWGRPGWVTRRMPRSEDDDASRWTVFSEAARHDFLQAGGYLVIGAAAAATLRVVVPPWVFEHVAGHLLLGVVTMALLAFVLALCSEADAFVAASLTMVPLVPRLVFLVVGPAVDVKLVAMQAGLFGRAFALRFAPVTLVVAAVLATAVGLVLL, from the coding sequence ATGCGTGACGGCGTCGCGGGCAACGAACGGCTGGCGACGGCGGGAACCGTGTTCAGCGGAGTGTTCCTGCAAGCGGTGCCGTTCCTGGTCCTCGGTGTCGTGATCAGCGGGCTGATCGCCGCCTACGTGTCCACCGAACGGCTGGCCCGCTGGCTGCCCAGCAAGACCCCGGTGGCGGTGCTGGCCGCCGGGGTGGCCGGGGCGGCGCTGCCGGGCTGCGAATGCGGCTCGGTGCCGGTGGCCCGGCGGCTCTACGGCGAGGGTTCGGTGGGGGCGGCCGCGCTGACCTTCATGCTCAGCGCCCCGGCGATCAACCCGGTGGTCCTGGTGGCGACCGCGGTGGCCTTTCCCGGTCAGCCGAAGATGGTGCTGGCCCGCTGCGTGGCCTCGCTGGCCACCGCCGTGGTGATGGGCACCCTGTGGTCGCGGTGGGGCCGGCCCGGGTGGGTCACCCGCCGGATGCCGCGTTCCGAGGACGACGACGCGTCGCGCTGGACGGTGTTCAGCGAGGCCGCCCGCCATGACTTCCTGCAGGCCGGAGGGTATCTGGTGATCGGCGCCGCCGCGGCCGCGACACTGCGGGTTGTGGTGCCGCCGTGGGTGTTCGAGCATGTGGCCGGGCATCTGTTGCTCGGGGTGGTGACCATGGCACTGCTGGCGTTCGTGCTGGCGCTGTGCTCGGAAGCCGACGCGTTCGTCGCGGCCAGCCTCACGATGGTGCCGCTGGTTCCGCGGCTGGTGTTCCTGGTGGTCGGCCCGGCGGTTGACGTGAAACTTGTTGCGATGCAGGCGGGTTTGTTCGGGCGGGCGTTCGCGCTGCGGTTCGCGCCGGTCACCCTGGTGGTCGCCGCCGTGTTGGCGACAGCGGTGGGGTTGGTGCTGTTGTGA
- the glnX gene encoding protein kinase G-activating protein GlnX, giving the protein MTVEVAHPSTEPLAWRSPTEPAHPRWWFFKTSPGRILAIGIILATLGLLSAFATSTTINNRQSQLTTVLNHTEPLAFAAGQLYTTLSVADAAAATAFIAGSEPRAVRQRYEQAITDAAVAVTRAASGLTDEPLIELLGRINARLAVYTGLIETARTNNRMGNPVGSSYLSEASALMQQQILPDAQQLYEQTSARVDAETTASTRIPAPVIVVVAITLVFGAFAHRWLASHTKRRVNVGLVAGGLAIVIMIIWVGSALAISTAGSRAAKGTAAESLKTVTTLAITAQQARADETLSLIRRGDEDLRKRSYYQRVETMHQQLTDYLAREDAIDKTDLAGADQLLMKWRQADERINAYISVGNYQAATQVALGTGEDDSTPAFDKLDAALSSGIRESRNQLRNDILSARRVLSGTTVGGAVLSIGAAMAVALGLWPRMSEYRG; this is encoded by the coding sequence GTGACCGTTGAGGTGGCGCACCCGTCGACCGAACCATTGGCATGGCGGTCGCCGACCGAGCCCGCCCATCCCCGGTGGTGGTTCTTCAAAACCAGCCCGGGACGCATCCTTGCCATCGGCATCATCCTTGCCACCCTCGGACTGCTGAGCGCCTTCGCGACCTCGACGACGATCAACAATCGGCAGAGCCAGCTGACCACCGTGCTCAACCACACCGAGCCGTTGGCGTTCGCCGCCGGGCAGCTCTACACCACGCTGTCGGTGGCCGACGCCGCCGCGGCCACCGCGTTCATCGCCGGCTCCGAACCTCGTGCGGTGCGGCAACGCTACGAGCAGGCGATCACCGACGCGGCCGTCGCGGTGACGCGGGCGGCGAGCGGCCTGACCGACGAGCCGCTGATCGAGCTGCTCGGCCGGATCAACGCCCGGCTGGCGGTGTACACCGGGCTCATCGAGACGGCGCGCACCAACAACCGGATGGGCAACCCGGTGGGCTCGTCGTACCTGTCGGAGGCCTCGGCCCTGATGCAGCAGCAGATCCTGCCCGATGCCCAGCAGCTCTACGAGCAGACCTCGGCGCGGGTCGACGCCGAGACCACCGCCTCCACCCGGATTCCGGCGCCGGTGATCGTCGTCGTCGCGATCACCTTGGTGTTCGGTGCGTTCGCCCACCGCTGGCTGGCGTCGCACACCAAGCGCAGGGTGAACGTCGGCCTGGTGGCCGGTGGGCTGGCGATCGTGATCATGATCATCTGGGTGGGCTCGGCGCTGGCCATCTCCACCGCGGGCAGCAGGGCCGCCAAGGGCACCGCGGCCGAATCACTGAAAACAGTGACTACCCTGGCGATCACCGCGCAGCAGGCCCGCGCCGACGAGACGCTGTCCCTGATCCGCCGCGGTGACGAAGACCTTCGCAAGCGGTCCTACTACCAGCGCGTTGAGACGATGCACCAGCAACTGACCGACTACCTCGCCCGCGAGGACGCGATCGACAAGACCGATCTGGCCGGCGCCGACCAGTTGCTGATGAAGTGGCGCCAGGCCGACGAGCGGATCAACGCCTACATCTCGGTGGGCAACTACCAAGCCGCGACCCAGGTGGCGTTGGGGACCGGCGAGGACGATTCGACGCCCGCGTTCGACAAGCTCGACGCCGCACTGTCCAGCGGTATCCGGGAGAGCCGCAACCAGTTGCGTAACGACATCCTGTCGGCCCGCCGGGTGTTGTCGGGGACGACGGTCGGTGGGGCCGTGCTCTCGATCGGTGCGGCGATGGCGGTGGCGCTGGGGTTGTGGCCGAGGATGAGCGAGTACCGGGGATGA
- a CDS encoding glutamate ABC transporter substrate-binding protein, with the protein MSRLRVLACLAVVAVTVLSGCSTTEYTNSPPVPTLAPPSPAGMAELPPEPPQPPNPDDNDCDRTASLRPFTNKADADAAVATIRARGRLIVGLDIGSNLFSFRDPITGEITGFDVDIAGEVSRDIFGTPSQVEYRILSSADRISALQSNTVDIVVKTMTITCERRKQVNFSTVYFTAYQRILAPRESPIAQASDLSGRRVCVARGTTSLKRVQQIAPPPIIVTVVTWADCLVALQQREVDAVSTDDSILAGLVAQDPYLHIIGPNMAQEPYGIGINLENTPLVRFVNGTLERIRRDGTWNTLYRKWLTVLGPAPAPPTPRYVD; encoded by the coding sequence ATGAGCAGACTTCGTGTGCTCGCCTGCCTCGCAGTCGTCGCGGTGACGGTGCTCAGCGGTTGCAGCACCACGGAATACACGAACTCCCCGCCGGTACCGACGCTGGCGCCGCCCTCCCCGGCCGGGATGGCCGAGTTGCCGCCGGAACCGCCGCAGCCGCCCAACCCCGACGACAACGACTGCGACCGCACCGCCAGCCTTCGACCGTTCACCAACAAGGCCGACGCCGACGCCGCGGTGGCCACCATCCGGGCCAGGGGCCGGCTGATCGTGGGTCTGGACATCGGCAGCAACCTGTTCAGCTTCCGCGATCCGATCACCGGCGAGATCACCGGTTTCGACGTGGACATCGCCGGTGAGGTTTCGCGGGACATCTTCGGTACGCCCTCTCAGGTCGAGTACCGCATCCTGTCCTCGGCCGACCGGATCAGCGCACTACAGAGCAACACCGTCGACATCGTCGTCAAGACGATGACGATCACCTGTGAGCGCCGCAAGCAGGTGAACTTCTCCACGGTGTATTTCACTGCCTACCAACGCATTCTGGCTCCGCGGGAGTCTCCGATCGCCCAGGCGTCGGACTTGTCGGGCCGGCGGGTGTGCGTGGCCCGCGGCACCACGTCGCTCAAGCGGGTGCAGCAGATCGCGCCGCCGCCGATCATCGTGACGGTGGTGACGTGGGCTGACTGCCTGGTCGCATTGCAGCAGCGCGAGGTCGACGCGGTCAGCACCGACGACTCGATCCTGGCCGGGCTGGTCGCCCAGGATCCGTACCTGCACATCATCGGACCGAACATGGCCCAGGAGCCGTATGGCATCGGCATCAACCTGGAGAACACACCCTTGGTGCGATTCGTCAACGGAACGTTGGAGCGCATCCGCCGCGACGGCACGTGGAACACGTTGTACCGCAAGTGGTTGACGGTTCTGGGTCCCGCTCCTGCACCGCCGACTCCAAGGTACGTGGACTGA